A window of Panicum virgatum strain AP13 chromosome 8K, P.virgatum_v5, whole genome shotgun sequence contains these coding sequences:
- the LOC120645715 gene encoding putative UPF0481 protein At3g02645 translates to MPTATELYEAGIHYTATSTIIYGEWRNLEAISFKRGTLSIPVVQVDDYTEKKYLNLMAFQRLEPGAGNDITDFIFFMDGIIDSARDVALLRSSGVVVNLLGSDEEVLAKGAALSRDSRLRGVYRDVNAHCRKPWNKWRAMFMQTYMSNPWVLISLVAAVILLVSSPHSFKPSTLQLHSTCKGRLLFVLRDPRCFILHVC, encoded by the coding sequence ATGCCGACCGCCACGGAGCTCTACGAGGCAGGAATCCACTATACGGCGACTTCGACCATTATTTACGGCGAGTGGCGCAATTTGGAGGCCATCAGCTTCAAACGCGGCACCCTGAGCATCCCGGTGGTGCAGGTAGACGACTACACCGAGAAGAAGTACCTCAACCTGATGGCTTTCCAGCGGCTGGAACCTGGCGCCGGCAACGACATCACCGACTTCATCTTCTTCATGGACGGCATCATCGACTCGGCCAGGGACGTGGCGCTGCTGAGGTCCAGCGGGGTCGTCGTCAACCTGCTCGGCAGCGACGAGGAGGTGCTGGCAAAGGGAGCGGCGCTGAGCCGGGACAGCAGGCTCCGCGGAGTGTACCGGGATGTCAACGCCCACTGCAGGAAGCCGTGGAACAAGTGGCGAGCCATGTTTATGCAGACGTACATGAGCAACCCGTGGGTGCTCATCTCCCTTGTGGCTGCTGTCATCTTGCTCGTCTCGTCGCCACACTCGTTCAAACCTTCTACTCTGCAGCTTCATTCTACATGCAAGGGTAGATTACTATTCGTCCTACGAGATCCACGTTGCTTCATTCTACATGTTTGCTAG